The genomic stretch AGGCCCGCTGGCCGTTGTAGGGCCGGCGCAGGAACTGCGGGTCGTCCAGCTCGGGCGCCGCAGCAAAGGTGGAGGCCACGTTGACGATGCGGCCTGCCCGTCCGCCCCGCTCCGCCGCGCCCGCCTCCAGCAGCGGCAGCAGCTCCAGCGCGGTCAAAAATGTGCCCAGCACGTTGGTGGCGAAGGTCAGCTCCAGGCCCTCCGGACTGGGCCGCCGCGCGGGCAAATGCACGCCGGCGTTGTTCACCAGCACGTCAAGTTTTCGTCCGTCCCGGGTCAGCCGATGGGCGAAGGCGCGGATGCTGGGCGGGCTGGAGACGTCCACCTGCCGCACCTCCAGCTGCGCGTCCGGCAATTCTTCGCGCAGTTCGTCGATGGTGCGCGCGCCGGCCTCGGCGTCGCGGCAGGCCAAGATCAGCTGGGCGCCCTGGGCCGCCAGTTGCCGGACAATCTCCCGGCCGATGCCGGAATTGGCGCCGGTGACCAGGATGCGGGGCTGTGCTTGTGTCACGTGGACTCCTCTGCTGCGCGTGGGCGGGGACCCGTTCCAACATGCGGATCGCGGCGCGAAGACACCAGCACTCCGCCGCCGCACGAAGTCCCGCCAACTCCGCCCGGCGGCCGGAGGATCCGCGCCGGGCTTCCGGCCGCGGGTTTTCCCAAGCGCAGCGTTTCGGCTTGCCCAACGCCATCCGGAAGATGATCTTGTAGACGAATCTGCATGTGACGACGGCGCCTCCCCCCGACGACCGCCGCCCCGCGCCGGGCTGGCCCGCGCGACACCCTGCCTGGAGGCCTCATGAAGTCCGCTTTGCGCACCGGCACGCTGGCCCTGCTGGGCCTGCTGCTTGTATTTGGCTGCACCGACGACAGCGATGAGGGTGGTGATCCCGGGCCCGCGGCGCCCCTGGTGAGCCAAACCGACTGGGCCCCCGGCGCCGATCCCGGCCTGAACGACCAGCCCCGCGGGCGGCTGAACTGGTTCCCGCGCACGACCACGCTGACCCAGCAGCAGATCCACCCCGGCTGGCCGCACAACGACGAGGTCACGCTGCTGGAGCTCGTGCACCAGCCCTTCGCCTTTCTGGCGGGCAGCACGACGCACTACGTACCCGACAGCTGGACCAGCCTGAGCAGCCGGGTGACCCTGGACACCCTCGCGACGGTGCTGGAGTGGAAGCTGCTCTTCGCGTCGCTGCCCGACGCCGGCGTGCTGGTGATCGACATCGGCGAGTTCAGCGAGGATGTGAACGGCAACGGCGTGCTGGACAGCGAGGACGCCAACGGCGACGACGTCCTGCAAGCCGCCGAAGAAGACCTGGGCCTGGATGGCCGGAGCGGCCCGGATGTGCCGTGGCCCCTGCCCGTGGACTTGATGGGCTGGACGGGCACGCCCACCGAGCAGCTGGCGCAGTTCGGGATGGTCCACGACTGGAACGACGCGGACGGCAACAACCTGCGGGACGCCAGCGAAGCCTGGTCCTGGGACGACTGGTCCGCCGCCGACGAGGCCGACCCGTTGAGCGCCAACCCCTGTGGCACGGAAGGCAACGGCCAGGACGCCGACTACGACCAGCCGGACAGCGAGGACCTGGACGGCGACGGCGTGCTGGACACGGCGGACAACTACCGCCGCTACACGCTGCCGCTGGACCCCGCCGCCCCCACGCAGGATGCCGCCATCACCCAGCTGAACAATTCCGACTGGCTGCAACTGAGCCTGCAACTGGAGCGCGCCCACACCACGGTGGGCACGCCCAACCCCGCCGGCCCCCAGCGCGTCCGCCTAAGCCTGACCGGCTTTGATTACCCGGCAATTCTCTACCTGAC from Candidatus Delongbacteria bacterium encodes the following:
- a CDS encoding SDR family NAD(P)-dependent oxidoreductase, which encodes MTQAQPRILVTGANSGIGREIVRQLAAQGAQLILACRDAEAGARTIDELREELPDAQLEVRQVDVSSPPSIRAFAHRLTRDGRKLDVLVNNAGVHLPARRPSPEGLELTFATNVLGTFLTALELLPLLEAGAAERGGRAGRIVNVASTFAAAPELDDPQFLRRPYNGQRAYQESKAGDRMLTRALARRLAARGVTVNSMAPGLVQTRLFRDTNPLTRLMIGVAGLLRGKSVEQGADTAVWLAADPAVEGRSGGFHSQRQERPCEFADPAAEERLWRLCEELTQREHWPCPPVGAQV